A DNA window from Brachionichthys hirsutus isolate HB-005 chromosome 10, CSIRO-AGI_Bhir_v1, whole genome shotgun sequence contains the following coding sequences:
- the aqp11 gene encoding aquaporin-11, whose amino-acid sequence MTELLVSVGVLSVSVLLAEALRRAAARLPRGSPGTYLLEAACTFQVCCCSHELKLLGDARQLELPASLGLTFAVTLVHLLSFRGASCNPCGVLEGFCRGTRSPRAAALLIACQFAAALAARQFAASVWALGLSGLHVRHRRFGFRCFEPLGGTVLEAAAMELGCAFVMQAAAINELRAPCVAAVVTLLVYTGGGISGAFFNPVLAFSVQFPCSGHTYLEYCFVYWLGPVLGVSSCVLLVEKIVPFLSGTAQKPKTQ is encoded by the exons ATGACCGAGCTGCTCGTGTCCGTGGGCGTGTTGTCGGTGTCGGTGCTGCTCGCCGAGGCGCTGCGCCGCGCGGCCGCGCGCCTCCCGCGCGGCTCTCCGGGGACCTACCTGCTGGAGGCCGCGTGCACCTTCCAGGTGTGCTGCTGCTCGCACGAGCTCAAGCTGCTGGGTGACGCGCGCCAGCTGGAGCTGCCCGCGAGCCTGGGCCTCACCTTCGCCGTGACGCTGGTGCACCTGCTCAGCTTCCGGGGGGCGTCCTGCAACCCCTGCGGGGTTCTGGAGGGCTTCTGCCGCGGGACGCGCAGCCCGCGCGCCGCCGCCCTCCTCATCGCCTGCCAGTTCGCCGCCGCGCTCGCCGCGCGGCAGTTCGCCGCCTCCGTGTGGGCGCTGGGTCTGTCGGGCCTCCACGTCAGACACCGGCGGTTCGGCTTCCGGTGCTTCGAGCCGCTCGGCGGGACGGTCCTGGAGGCGGCGGCCATGGAGCTGGGCTGCGCCTTCGTCATGCAGGCCGCCGCCATCAACGAGCTCCGCGCGCCCTGCGTCGCTGCTGTCGTCACGCTGCTGGTCTACACAG GTGGAGGGATCTCCGGCGCCTTCTTCAACCCCGTGCTGGCGTTCTCCGTCCAGTTCCCCTGCAGCGGACACACCTACCTGGAGTACTGCTTCGTCTACTGGCTGGGACCGGTTCTAG GTGTGTCCAGCTGCGTCCTGCTGGTGGAGAAGATCGTCCCCTTCCTGTCCGGGACGGCCCAGAAACCAAAGACGCAGTAG